agttcaaccttgaacatggaaagtcgaggtCGAGGAAACAAGCATGCACGATCAAACAACCGttgcagatctaggcccaggcggtTTAAATCCAGAAATCCTAGAGGTTCTTAAGCCACAAGTTCCCAGGGCATAAAAACTATTGAGTGCtagaactgtggaaaaactgCTCATTACAAGAATCAGTGCAAAAGtatgaagaaagaatatgagacaaGGGCGAAGATAGAAGaaaatgttgcttcagaaaatgatgatatgttgatatgctctttggagagcaaaaatgagtcttgggtgttagattttggagcttcattccataccacttgcagcagagattgcctagaggagtatacatcaggtaatttcggtaaaatATATCTTGAAAATTATCAACCTTACGACATTGCTAGCAAGGGGATAgtgaaaatcaaaatgaatgggtcagtatggaagttgagagatgtcagatatatttCATACCTGAGGAAAAATTTGATCCCAGTCagtcaattggcagatgaaggatataacacaactttcattggtgataaatggaagattttgaaCGGTGCACtgacgattgcacgaggtaagaaaagtggtactctttatgtaactccaaatgcatgtatgtctattaTAGTTGCTACAAGAAATGATGATAGATACatatggcatcaacgacttggacacatgagtgagaagggactcagggtgatgcactcaaaaggtaagttgagtgatttacagtcggtgaagattgacacatgtgaggattgcatgtTTGGGAAACAAAAGAGGGTCAGCTTCCAGACAAACATTAGTACCCCAAAGAAAGAGAGatttgagctagtccattcagatgtatggggaccaacaaccattttaTCCATAGGTGGGAAGCATTACTTTGTAacatttatcgatgatcattcacggaaggtatgggtttacttcctgaaaaataaatctgatgttttttatgcttttaaaatttggaagcaatggtagaaaatgaaattAGTTTGAAACTCAAGAAGTTGAGaacagataacggtggtgagtatgttgacatcaagttcaagaaattctactatgagcatggtatcaaaatggaaagaactgtactaggtacgcctcaacacaatggcgtagccgagcggatgaacagaaccttgacagaaaaagccagaagtATGCGTATGCAGTCAAgtttgccaaagatgttttgggcagaagcagtcaacacagcaacttatttgattaacagaagtccatcagtaccattgtaCTATAatctaccagaagaagtatggagtaataaagaggtaagacttctacatttgagagtttttggtaatgttgcatatgtacatatcaatgatcatgtcaggaataagctcGATCCGAAATCCcagaaatgcactttcatcggttaggGTGGAGATGAATATAGGTattgcatttgggatgatgagaacaaaaaggtgatcagaagcagagttgtgatttttgatgaaaatatgATGTACAGAGATAGACACAATAGAATCTACAAagtctgaaacaacctttgtagatgtagATGAtgtttagaaggtgtaaggacacgttagcggaacaccgagaatccttagcaaaataccgagaatcctcaagtagaggaacctgtggagcagattgttgcaccaccacctcctactccagtaccagagcttaggagatcttctcggtagcatgtaccaaacaggaggtatgtgaatcatttacttcttacagatggaggagaacctaaATGTTAtattgaagcatgtcaggcaggagattcgagcaagtgagAGCTTGCAATaaaagacgagatgaagtcttttaactccaacaaaacatgagAACTAGTTAAGTTGCCTAATggtaagaagactcttcacaaTAAATGAGTGTataggatcaaagaagagcatgatggatccaagaggtataaagctcGATTAGTAGTAAAATGTTTCaaacagaaggaaggaattgactacattgATATTTTTTGCACTAGTTgtcaagctgacaaccatcagatatgttttgagtattgttgccttagAGGATTTACATCTTGAGTAGTTGGACGTGAAGATGACATTTCTTTAGGGtaatcttgatgaggaaatttatatgcaacaaccAGAAGATTTCTcagttaaaggtaaagagaatcttgtatgcaaattgaagaagagtttgtatggtctcaaacaagctcctaggtagtggtacaagaaatttgacagttgTATGTAAAggcataattttcaaaaatgcaaTGCCAACCACTGTTgttacttcaagaggtatcgtactagctatattatcctattgttatatgttgatgatttgtTAGTCGtaggatcagatatagaagagatcagaaaattgaagcagcaattctcagaggaatttgatatgaaagacttaggTCCTGCAAAAcagattcttgggatgcggatctctagagataagcaacaaggtatGTTGCGGTTATCTCAATCAGAGTACATCAGCCCTGTTTTACATAGATTTAACATGAGCAGTGCCAAagctgtaaatacaccattgacAGGTCACTTCCATCTCTCTAAGGATCAGTTTCCCTAGACAGATGAAGAaaaaggacttcatggctaaggtaccatacgcctcaaccgttggaagtctcatgtatgctatggttggtaccaaaCCAGATATTAGCCAAGCAGTGAGAGATGTCAACAGGTATATGTCATATCTAGGAAAGACACACTAGGAAGCAgtaaagtggattttgagatatctacgtgacactattgataagtgcttatgtttcggcaaaagcgatttgaaaatgtaagggtttgtagatgctgattttgcaggtaaaattgatcatcgcagaagcaccaccgggtatatattcactgttggcacaacaactgttagttggatgtcacagatacagaagattgttgttctatccacTACAAAAGCTGAGTATATAGCAGTGACAGAAgtcagtaaagagatgatttggctacaggGTTTGTTAAtagagcttggattaaagcagaAGATGAATGTTTTGTACAATGACAGTCAGAGTGTGATACATCTTGCAAAGAACTCCGCATTTCATtttagaactaaacatattggattGCATTATCATTTCGTTAGATCTCTGATAGAGGATGGcatgttgacacttgaaaaaatctaAGGTAGCAGAAATCTAgtagatatgttaactaaggtgatgactatagagaagctgaagttgtgttcaacttcagtcgATCTTTATgcttgaagacatattttgagcacatcatttattcatatacTGATATTGGTTAAGGAGgcgtctccgtctccaagtgggagattgttgtgctGGAACCAGGAGACACGTGAGCTGAGCTGGAGACTTGTTTTGCAAGCTATGCCGCTTTTGCAAGTTGTGCCATTTATTTTAGATGAATGAAACTTCtcaattttgatttattgtaattAATTGTGATTGATTACTAGCTACCTATAAATATAGGAGCTTTGGAGAGACGAAATGtacagagaagaaaagagaggaagaagagagtgtgaggaagagagaagagaggtatgagagaattgtattttcttttccagtggtttaagtgaattgtggtgtgttccgtggacgtaggttgatcttgaccgaaccacgtaaatttttgaTGTCTCAATTTTTTTGGTTGCTCGCAGGATCCTAAcacactgggcatacccaggcaAGGGGAAGTCAAGCTCTCAATTAGAAGATCAAATCAAAACTAGACAATGGCTAGATACAGATCAACCTGAGCATACCCAGGGGCTAAGAGGCCAAAAGAAATTAAACAACCAAGATAAAAAACAAACAATACAAAACTCAATTAAATGAGTACAATCCAAATTTATCATAAATGACTCTATAAGTATGACTCTGAATCACCTTTAACGGCCCATCTGATTCAATTGATTTGGCTTCAAACTTCTTTTTGTTCTTGAAATCGCAGAGGAAGTACACAGTAATAGTCAAACAAATCTTCTTTCCAATAGATTTAATATTTTACTCTTTGTCTCCTTATCCAACTACTTCAGAGCAGCTTTTAGGGATGACATAACTCTAGTGAACCTCATCCAGTGTCAACAAGATGCAACTCAATTTTAGTAAAGATATGATCAatactccatttttttttttttttggattacgcaccgggttttCACgtatccgttttacggtccacgtgactaatcccgcgccccttgaaggcaaccccacaactccaaagggaggtaaattttagAAATCCAGAGGTGGAAACGAATCCGGAAGAGTTCGAACACCTGACCTCATAAGAGGTACTCCGGCAGCCCGCActccattcttttttttttttttttggattcgtCCGGGTATCCGCCTACCGTCAACAGTGTCAGTTTTACTGTCCACTGCACCGGCCagcgactaatcccacgccccgtggatccggccccacatcaccacgagGAGGGTAAACCAGGAGCTCAGAGCGGAATCGATCCCGGGTGGCTAAttgctgacctcgtgagaggcacacccTGGAAATCGCTCCACCACCTGAGCTTAGCCCTAGGGCAGCCCGCACTCCATTCTTGATTGGAAATGAGTGGGAGAGTAACTTGATTCAAGCCGCAATATCAAGTGACATTGAAATTGGTGCCTGTAATAAGTGAAGGATGAGAAGATAACTTAGATAAGTCAATAATAATAGTTTCTCATCTCATTATGGAGTCATGAACTTTGGTGTGGGGATGAGTTATAGTGTGAACAGGGGAATGCAGCAGAGATGCAGTAGTGGGGTGTGGGGGAGTGGGAGGtaagtttaggtttagggttcagggagGGTCGGAGATGATGATGGGGGAGTTGCGTGTCACAGTAGCAAATGGGTGGACACAGTAGAGACAAAAGTCTAGTGCACTGTGGGCTGATGGAACCAGTCGAGCCTCTGAGTCTGAGGACCACCCCCAAAACTACACTCTCTCTACTCACTACAAACAATCTTCCATTACCATCCATCATGAGTCATGAGGCCAGATTTTAATTGACGTCTGCTAATGCAATTTGGGGTCCCGGCAGTTGACGTGCTTGCTGGGGAGCATCAAAGTTCTTAATCAAATTCTTTTTTCCTCAAAAATTTATACAAGAAATCTGAATTTATTTCGTGGAATTCCTGCCAAATTGCAAGCAGTATATAATTAGGTAGTGATATAAGCATAAgactaataatttggaaaaaaaagtaTACATCCAGAAATTTGCATTATTCTATCCGAGGAAGGGAAAAAAATATCATGCATTTATCTTAAAGTTATCAATTCTTATATCATAATTCTTTGATTTCGATGAATAGGAATAATGCAAATCAAGCTTAAAGCAAAGACTTTTTTGATTAGACATAAAAGGTTTCTGGAATCTGCAAATCTCCAATTGAGATGCAATATTTAAGTGAATAATGGTTAAAGAGACATGCCCACACGTTGCTCTGTTGCATTGCATGCCTCTGCGTAGTGCAATCTCAGGGGAAACACAAAATTGGGAATTAGGGACTAAACATAGCTTGTCTACCCACTCGTGGAGTTCATAGTGCATGTCCTACCGCCCCTAAGACAGCGCGTATCGACTTCTCCACTAATGTCCCCTGTTTTCAAAAATGGCCATTTTTGCAGGCACTGCCCTACAATTACTTGGCAATAAGGGCATCCTCACTCCTCTGTAAGGAACTTAGAGCGTGCTCCACACAACCATTACAGACAACTGGGTGTCTGGGTGTGGCTACCCTGCCCtgttttctcttttccttttaatTGTGACGGGAACAAAGACTACAGTTGTAGTTTCTGTTCTCTCTCTCCGCCTAGTTGCCGAGTTTCTGTAGAGAATGGAAGGTGGACTACCCATGCTTAATTGTCTCCTGCAGCACACCCTCAGAAGCCTATGTTCATGCTCAGATTCTTCCAATTCATCGAAGTGGGTGTACGCTGTTTTCTGGAGGATCTTGCCTCGCAACTACCCTCCACCCAAGTAAGAACCCAGAGATcatgaaagagagagaggaagatttgGTCAGCAAAGACCAAAATGAGTTCTTTGCGTTAACCACTAGCTCCATTTTGATCACATTGCTTTGTTGCAGGTGGGATTACGGAGGAGGCGCTCTTGATCGCTCCAAGGGAAACAAAAGGAATTGGTAATTCAAGAAAAAAGCTACGCGAAAACAATGCCCCATTTTGATTTTCTTGAGTACtgaaacaaatttttttaatcttttttcaaaTAGGATTCTTGTTTGGGAAGATGGGTTCTGTGACTTCGAGGAGTGCGAACGAGCAGGGAGCGGATATATGAAGAGGTTCGGAGCTGATGTCTTCTTCAAAATGTCCCATGAAGTCTACAATTATGGAGAAGGGTGAGAACATTTCGTTGTCTTCTCTACTCTGCTTTTCATTTCCATCGATGAGAATTGTGAGTGAGAATTGTATTTCCTCACAGACTAGTGGGGAAAATTGCAGCAGAAAACAGTCACAAATGGGTGTTCAGAGATGGCCCAAGTGAGCAAGACCCCGGACTCATTTCATCATGGAATGCATCAATCGATCCCGTAAGCAAAATCAAAACTATCTAAACCTTCCCTCCTTCAACTCTGCGGAACATAAAACGTACAAAGTAGATTATAAAGATCACTCTCGAGTCTTgacttttggaaataatattattGCTAGACACAGTCACTCCTTTTACTGTGCTTTTGATTTTCTATTCCATTTTTCGTGTGCGCAAATTACACAGCAGCCCAGGGCATGGGATTTTCAGTTCAATTCAGGCATTCAGGTTAGCATCTTGCCCTATTCCAAAAATAGAAATAGCTGAACTTCGTAAGCTTTAGCATCTTTCTCCTGATTTACAGACAATCGCCATCATTTCTGTAAGAGAAGGCGTCATCCAACTGGGTTCATTCGATAAggtctttctctctccctctctctccaaTTTATTTGCTAAATTCGATGAGTGAcggtttcttcttcttcttcttcttcttcttcttcttcttcttcagataTTGGAAGACCTCAACCAGGTGATCAGCATTCAGAGGAAATTCGGGTACATCCAGAGCATACCAGGCATCTTCGCGCTACAGAGACCGTATTTACCAATCATTCAACTCCCAAACACCCACAAACCCCAGACGATCGACGGCCATGAAACGGCGTTCTCCGCCGACGATAAGCGCCGATTAACCGGCGTGAAGAGACTGTACGGTGCCGAAATAGCTGGCAAGTCCCCCACCAATAAATCCATCAACTTGGGCTGGAACAGCCCACAAGACGGCGCCGCGGGACCATCCATGTGGTCGATCCCACCCCTTTTGCCCACCATGTCTTGCGGTTTCGGCGCTCTTTTATCGCAATTTCCTTCGGTGATCCCATCCTATAACGTCATTGATGCTCCTGACACAGCTCTGGTCAGCAACAACAACAGCAATATCAGCGTCAACTGCGCAACGGAAGGGGGAACGGTCGATCCCGCCGGTGGGATCGCGGAGATAAAGGTGGAATCGTCTTCTCTTGCAGATGTAGACGACGATCGAGATGAGAAACCCAGCACCATAAAGCCTAATTTGGGGTTGGAAGATGAGGGTGCTGTGGAGTTGGGGTTTTGGAGCCCTGAGGGAGGGACAGAGACGCAGAGCCCTCtaaatcttaattaattaattttgaacACTCAAATTGTGTTTGTCTATTGTTAAATGTTAATGGTTCTCAATAATTTTTGGACACATTTCAAAGAATGGAATGGGTAAAAACCGATAACCTATTTAATACtttttatatacataaataaatatgtatttttcaCATGCAAATAATACCATATCAATAGGGTCAGACCTCATACACTTTTCTTTTGAGCAATTTGATTCTATTTTGTCttaaattatttttgtaattGTTTTGAAGAAATATAAAGTATGGACCATGACTATTTGTCCTAAAAATGGTAACATGAATGAGTGAAAATTACTTAAAAGTCTAAAAATTCTCTTGATTgttcaaaatataatataatggaTGGTTGGTGGTTTACTTGCTTATGCTAATTCTTTTAGGGCAAAAGATACTTCCCTGaggattttttgatatttttaaaatctcataCACCTTTcctcaaatttgaatttgtgaCGCTCATATCctcatatcatttttatttgtaTTCAAA
The sequence above is a segment of the Malania oleifera isolate guangnan ecotype guangnan chromosome 8, ASM2987363v1, whole genome shotgun sequence genome. Coding sequences within it:
- the LOC131162508 gene encoding uncharacterized protein LOC131162508 isoform X1, translating into MEGGLPMLNCLLQHTLRSLCSCSDSSNSSKWVYAVFWRILPRNYPPPKWDYGGGALDRSKGNKRNWILVWEDGFCDFEECERAGSGYMKRFGADVFFKMSHEVYNYGEGLVGKIAAENSHKWVFRDGPSEQDPGLISSWNASIDPQPRAWDFQFNSGIQTIAIISVREGVIQLGSFDKILEDLNQVISIQRKFGYIQSIPGIFALQRPYLPIIQLPNTHKPQTIDGHETAFSADDKRRLTGVKRLYGAEIAGKSPTNKSINLGWNSPQDGAAGPSMWSIPPLLPTMSCGFGALLSQFPSVIPSYNVIDAPDTALVSNNNSNISVNCATEGGTVDPAGGIAEIKVESSSLADVDDDRDEKPSTIKPNLGLEDEGAVELGFWSPEGGTETQSPLNLN
- the LOC131162508 gene encoding uncharacterized protein LOC131162508 isoform X2 → MEGGLPMLNCLLQHTLRSLCSCSDSSNSSKWVYAVFWRILPRNYPPPKWDYGGGALDRSKGNKRNWILVWEDGFCDFEECERAGSGYMKRFGADVFFKMSHEVYNYGEGLVGKIAAENSHKWVFRDGPSEQDPGLISSWNASIDPPRAWDFQFNSGIQTIAIISVREGVIQLGSFDKILEDLNQVISIQRKFGYIQSIPGIFALQRPYLPIIQLPNTHKPQTIDGHETAFSADDKRRLTGVKRLYGAEIAGKSPTNKSINLGWNSPQDGAAGPSMWSIPPLLPTMSCGFGALLSQFPSVIPSYNVIDAPDTALVSNNNSNISVNCATEGGTVDPAGGIAEIKVESSSLADVDDDRDEKPSTIKPNLGLEDEGAVELGFWSPEGGTETQSPLNLN